CGCGATCGGGTCACCGGGCATCGAGAACACCAGGAAGTACACCAGGAACGTCGCGCCGAAGAAGACCGGGATCATCTGCAGCACGCGCCGGAGGACGTACCAGGCCATGCGTTGCACCTTAGGGGAGGGAGGGCGCCCCGGACCGATCAGGCCGGGCGGGGCGCGGGGGAATCTGGAACACCATAGCCACTTGCGGGGCTGCGGCACGCATCGGCGCCGGGCGGCGTCGTGCGGACCCGATGCGGGGCGGGGGCGGCTGCCGAGCCGCGTCCCCGCCCCGTCGGGTCAGGGCCTGAGGATCAGGCCGTCTTGGTGATCTCGTGGTACTGCGGCTGGCTGTCCCAGCCGAAGACGACGTTCTCCACGGTCTCCGCGGAGCCGCCGGTGACGTTGTCGTTCCACAGCGGAATGGCCGGGAGGTCGCGGAAGAGCAGCTCCTCCGCGGCCTGGGCCTTGGCGAACGCGGTCTCGTCATCGGTGGCCGAGAGGCCGTCGGCCAGCAGCTGGTCGAACTCCTCGTTCATGTAGTCGGCGTCATTGGACCCGCGACCCTCCGCCGCGGCCGAGCTGTACAGCGGGCCGAGGAAGTTGAACACGGAGGGGTAGTCCGCCTGCCAGCCGCTGCGGAAGCCGCCGGTGATCGTGCGGTTGCCGACCTCGTCGCGCAGTGCGGCGAAGGTCGGGTACGACTTGCCGGTGGCCTCGATGCCGAGGTTGTTCAGCATCTGGTTGGTGACCGCCTCGACCCAGGTGGCGTGGTCGCCGTCGGCGTTGTAGGCGAGGGTGAAGGGGCCCTCGAAGGGCTGCATGCCCTCGGCCTCCTCCCACAGCTTCTTGGCGCCCTCGGCGTCGAAGTCCAGGACCTCGCTGCCGGGGATCGAGTCCGAGTAGCCGTTGACCACGGGAGAGGAGTAGTCCGTGGCCGGGGACGAGGTGCCCTGGAAGATCGTGTCGCAGATCTCCTGACGGTTGATCGACTTGGACAGGGCCTGGCGACGCAGGGACCCGGCCTCGCCGCTGAAGTTCGGATCCTCCATGTGGATGGTGAAGGACTGGAAGATCGCGGCCGGCTGATTGACCGCACGCTCCCCGAGATCCTGCTCGAAGGAGGTCAGGCGGCTGGCGGGGATGTTGTCGATGACGTCGAGGCCGCCCGAGAGCAGGTCGTTGTAGCCGGTCTCGATGTCCTGGTAGAAGGTGAAGCGCACGCCGTCGTTCTTCGGGGCGCGGGGGCCCTTGTAGTCCGGGTTCACCTCGAGCTCGGCGGAGACCTCGTGCTCCCAGGACTTGAGCGTGTAGGGGCCGTTGCCGATCGGCTTCTCCCCGAAGCCCTCCGGGTCATCGAAGAACGCCTGGGGCAGGGGCGCGAACGCGGTGTAGCCCAGGCGGATCGGGAAGTCGGACTGCGGGGAGACGAGGGTGACGGTGAACGTCTGCTCGTCCTCGACGGCGAGACCGGTGAGGGTGGCATCGGCGGCCACGTCCTCGCCCTGGAGGTCCGCGAAGCCCTCGATCGGCTCGAAGAAGTAGCCCGAGAGCTGGGCGTTGGAGGCATTGGCGCCGAAGTTCCAGGCGTCCACGAAGCTCTGGGCCGTGACCGGATCGCCGTTGGTGAAGGTCCACCCCTCGGCGAGGGTGATCGTGTAGTGCTGGCTGTCCTCGGTCTCGATGGACTCGGCCACCTCGTTCTGCGGGGTGCCCTCGGCGTCGTAGGAGACCAGGCCCGCGAAGATGTTCTGGACGATGCGGCCGCCGCCGACCTCATTGGTGTTGGTCGGGATCAGCGGGTTCTGCGGTTCGGTGCCGTTGGCCAGGATCATGCCCCCGCCACCGCCGCCGCCGCCCTCGCCGCCACCGGCGTCCCCGGACCCGCCCTCGTCGCCGCCGCAGGCGGCGAGCGTCAGGGCCGCGGCGCCGCCGGCGGCGGTGCCCATCATCATCGAACGGCGCGAGATGGTCATGAAAACTCCTGTGGTGTCTTGGGGTCGTGAACCGCACGACCGTGTGCAGCATCACCGACAAGTGTGCACCCTTCCCTGTCAACAGCATCCCATCTGGTGGTAACACTTCGGTCTCAGGACGCTGTCCGTCCCCTGACACCCGCGCCGGGAACACCCGGGCCGACCCTGCACGTTCGACGCCCGCGGTGTTCAATGGCCGTATGACTGCTCCCACCTCACCCGCCGCCCCGATCGACCCCACCACCACCGACGCCTGGGCCGAGCTCGAGGCGCACCACCTCGAGATCGACGGCTCGCTGCGCGAGTGGTTCGCCGCCGACCCCCAGCGCGCCGAACGCTTCACGCACGACGCCGCCGACCTGCACGTCGACCTCTCCAAGAACCTCGTCACCCCGAGGACCGTGGAGCTGCTGCTGCAGCTGGCCCGCGAGGTCGGGGTCACCGAGCGTCGCGACGCCATGTTCGCCGGCGCCCACATCAACACCACCGAGGACCGCGCGGTGCTGCATACCGCGCTGCGCCGACCGGCCGGCTCCTCCCCCGCGCTCGAGGTGGACGGCCAGAACATCGACGAGGACGTCCAGCGGACCCTGCAGCGCGTCTACGACTTCGCGGATGCGGTGCGCTCGGGAGAGTGGACGGGCGTGACCGGCAAGCGCATCGAGACGGTCGTGAACATCGGCATCGGCGGCAGCGACCTCGGCCCGGTGATGGTCTACGAGGCGCTGCAGCCGCTCGCGCAGGACGGTCTCGAGGCCCGGTTCATCTCGAACATCGACCCCACCGACGCCTTCGCCACCACGCAGGGCCTCGACCCCGAGACCACCCTGGTGATCGTGGCGTCGAAGACCTTCACCACCCAGGAGACCCTCACCAATGCGCGCCTGGTGCGGCAGTGGCTGCTGACCGGCCTGCGGGAGAACGCGGCCCTGACCGCCGAGCAGGAGCCGGAGGCCATCGCCCAGCACTTCGTGGCCGTCTCCACCGCGCTGGACAAGGTCGCGGACTTCGGCATCGATCCCGACAACGCCTTCGGCTTCTGGGACTGGGTGGGCGGCCGCTACTCGGTGGACTCCGCGATCGGCACCGTGCTCGCCACCGTGCTCGGACCGGACGCCTTCGAGGAGCTGCTGGCCGGCTTCCACGCGATGGACGAGCACTTCGCCACCGCCCCGGCGGAGCAGAACGTGCCGCTGCTGATGGGGCTGCTGAACGTGTGGAACGTGAACTTCCTGGAAGCGGAGACCCACGCGGTGCTCCCCTACTCGCAGTACCTCCACCGCTTCCCCGCCTATCTCCAGCAGCTCACGATGGAGTCCAACGGCAAGGCGGTGCGCTGGGACGGCTCGCTCGCCACCACCGAGACCGGCGAGGTGTTCTGGGGCGAGCCCGGCACGAACGGTCAGCACGCCTTCTACCAGCTGATCCACCAGGGCACCCGGGTGATCCCCGCGGACTTCATCGCCTTCGCGACCCCGAACCATCCGCTGAAGGACGGGGACCAGGACGTCCACGAGCTGTTCCTGGCGAACTTCTTCGCCCAGACCAAGGCGCTGGCCTTCGGCAAGACCGCCGAGGAGGTCCGGGCGGAGGGCACCGAGGGCGCGCTGGTCGCGGCCCGGGAGTTCTCCGGCGACCGGCCCACCACCTCGATCATGGCCCCGCAGCTCACCCCGGCGGTGCTGGGACAGCTGATCGCGCTGTACGAGCACATCACCTTCGTGCAGGGCGTGGTGTGGGGCATCAATTCCTTCGACCAGTGGGGCGTGGAGCTGGGCAAGCAGCTCGCCAAGGATCTCGCCGGCGCGGTCGCCGGCGACGAGACGGCCATCGCGGCCGAGGACCCCTCGACGGCGGGGCTGATCCGCTACTACCGCGAGCAGCGCGCGCAGCGCTGACCGGTGGTCCCGGGGGAATCCGGCGCGCGGCCGTAGTGTGGGCAGCGGACGCACCCCTGCCCCGCCGGCGCTCGACGAGAGAAGGAATCCTGCCTCATGAAGATCGGAATCCTGACCTCCGGCGGCGACTGCCCCGGCCTGAACGCCGTGATCCGGGGGGCGGTGATCAAGGGAGACCAGCACTTCGAGGACGAGTTCATCGGGTTCCGGGACGGCTGGCGCGGCGTGATCGAGAACGACTGGATGACGCTGCCGCGTCGGCGCGTGCGCGGCATCGGTCGCCTCGGCGGGACGATCCTGGGCACCTCCCGGTCCGATCCTTTCGCCGAGGGCGAGGACGGGGCGGACGTCGTGCGCCGTCACCTCGACGAGAACGACATGGACGCGCTCATCGCGATCGGCGGCGACGGCACCCTGTTCACCGCCAACCGGCTCTCCGAGGCGGGCATCCCGGTGGTCGGGGTGCCCAAGACGGTCGACAACGATCTCGATGCCACCGATTACACCTTCGGGTTCAACACCGCGGTGGAGATCGCCACCGAATCCCTGGACCGGCTGCGGATCACCGGAGATTCACATCACCGCTGCATGGTCGCCGAGGTGATGGGCCGCAGCGTCGGCTGGATCGCGCTGCACTCGGGGATGGCCGCGGGCGCACATGTGATCTGACTGCCGGAGTTCCCGCTGAGCATCGACGAGATCTGCACCCAGGTGGAGTCGGCCTTCGCCCGGGGCCGGGCACCGCTGGTCGTGGTCGCCGAGGGGTTCGTGCCCCGGGACGCCCCGGAGGGCTTCATCGACTACGAGCCGGACGAGTTCGGACGGCCCCGCTTCGGCGGGGTGGCCGAGGTGCTGGCCCCGCTGATCGAGGAGCGGCTGGGCATCGAGTCCCGGGCCACGGTGCTGGGACACATCCAGCGCGGCGGGGAGCCGACCGGCTACGACCGGGTGCTCGCCACCCGGCTCGGAACCGCGGCGGTGGATCTGGTCCACCAGAACCGTTTCGGCCGGATGGTCGCGCTGCGCGGCACCGAGATCGTGGACGTCCCGCTCACCGAGGCGATCGACAGCGTCAAGCGGGTGCCGGAGTCCCGCTGGCGCGAGGCCGCGGTGCTGTTCGGCTGATCGGCGTTCCGCGGGCGTGCGAGCGGGATCAGCCGGGCAGCAGGTCCGCGAGGGCGCCGTCGAGCTGCGGATACCGGAATCGGAATCCCGCCTCGTCCAGCACGCGCGAGGTGGCATGGCGGCCCGTGAGCCCCAGCGCCGGGTCCGTGCGCAGCAGCACGGCCCCGAGTCGGAGCAGCGGCGCGGGGGTGGGGAGGCCGCGGCTCCGGCCGACGCCCCGTCGCAGGAGGCGCATCATCTCGGCATTCCGCACCGGGTGCGGGGCGGAGGCGACCACGATCCCCTCGGGCAGCTGCGGCTCCTCGAGGCCGAGCGCCGAGAGCACGATCCGCACCCAGTCCTCGACGTGGATCCAGCTCACCCATTGCCGGCCGGTGCCCACCGGTCCGCCCAGACCCCAGCGAGCCAGCAGCGCGAGCCTCTCGAGCGCCGGGGTCCCGGCCTCCAGCACGATGCCGGTGCGCAGCACCACCTGATGGTCGCAGTGCGCTCCCTCGGCCGCGCGCTCCCAGCGCTCGGCGACCCCGGTCATCTGCGGCAGCCCCACGGGCACGGGGCTCGTCTCCTCCAGCAGCCGGTCCCCGGCGTCGGACCAGATCGCGGTGGTCGAGGCCTGCACCCAGTGCGTCAGCGGCTCCTCCCGGCGGCGGGAGGCCTCGACCAGCGCGGCGGTCGCCTCGACGCGGGAGCGGGCGAGGTCGGCGATGTTCTCCGGCGTGGGCCGGGCGTCGACGAGCCGGCCGGCGAGGTTGACCAGGGCGGTCCCCGGTGCTGCGAGCTCCTGCGTCCAGGGCCCGAGGGTGCGGCCGTCCCAGTGCACCTCGCGCACGCCCGGGTACCGGGACGGAGACCGCGGCGCCCGGGTGAGGACCACGACCTCGTGCCCGCGCCTCACCAGCTGGGTGCTCAGCGCGCGGCCGAGGGTGCCGGAGCCTCCCGCGATGACGATCCGCAGCGCGTCGCTCACTGCGGCAGCGCCGGACGGGACGCACCGATCTCGCCGAGCAGGGCCTTGGCGTAGGAGGCGTGCACGGACTCCTGGTCGGAGGGGTGGTACATGCCGGCGCGCACATCCCGGGAGAGCCGCTCCAGCTCGCTGCGCCGGAAGTACTGGGCGCCGCCGCTGGCGCGCAGCACCTGGTCCAGCGCAGCGATCGCCGTCTCGGTCGCCCGGGACTTCACGCCGGAGAAGTGCAGGAACCAGCGCGGGCCGTGATCGCTCAGGCCCCTGCCCTGCTCCCCCGCGCCGAGGGCATCGAGATCTGCCATGATCTTCTCGATCTGCAGGATCGAGCCGTCCACCGCGATCGCCGCATCGGCCAGACGCCAGCGGATGTCGGGGTCGTCGGCGTGGACGATGTCCTTGGTGGCGTTGCGACGAGTGGTCGCGATCCGGGTGCCGACCGTGATCGCGCGCTCGGCGATGCCGGTGTAGACGGACGCGATCAGCAGCTCGAAGGCGCCGAAGATGCCCATCACGAACGGGTCGGGGTTCGGGCCGACGGGGGTGCGGGTGAGCACCTGATCGCCGAGGATCGGGGCGCCGTGCAGGCGGGTGGTGCATGACTGGGAGGGACGCATCCCGTGGGTGTCCCAGTCATCGAGGGTCTCGACCTCGTCGGTGCGCTCGATGACCCCGAAGACGAGCCGCGGCTCCGCCTCGGAGGCCTCGGCGACGCGACCGTGCACCACCAGCCGGTCCCAGACCGGGGCGAGCGAGGTGAAGATCTTGGTCCCGGTGAGCGCGAATCCGCCGTCATCCTGCTCCTCGGCCCGGGTGGAGGAGTCGAAGAGCATCGCGTCGTTGCCGGGCTCGGAGATCCCGAAGGCGAACAGCTGCTCCGCGGCGGCGTCCTCGAGGATCGTGCGCACCTCGCCGACGCCGAGCCGGTGGGCGTGCAGCGCCGCCCCGGTCACCACCAGGTGCATGTTCATCGACAGCGCTGTGGCGGGAGCGGCCTGGGCGAGGCGGCGCTGGATCCGCGTGGCCTCCAGCAGCGAGGCGCCGAGCCCGCCGAGCTCGGTGGGCACCAGCAGACGCAGGTAGCCGCGCTCGCGGAGATCGGCGAGATCGTCCCGGGGGAAGGTGTTCTCCCGGTCGTGGACCGCCGCGCGCTCGCGGAAGGTCTCCAGCAGGGAGTCGGGCAGCAGGTCCTCGGCGGTGGGGCTCATGAGGCAACGCTAGTCCAGGCCGTCCCGCTGGGGGCGGCGGTCTGCGCGGTTCCCGCTGCGGTCTCCCGGCGTGTCAGTGGGGGGGGTGCACAGGGTCACGCTCACCGGGCGGTGGTCCGAGGCACCTCGGGGAGCCACCACCGGGGGACCGTTCTCGATGTCGCCGCTTATCCAGAGCGAGTCGATCCGTCGCAGCGGGAACCGGGCCGGATGGGTGGCTCCTCCGCGGGTGCGCAGCCACGCCATGGCGGCACCGATCCGTTGAGAAAGACTCGGGCGCAATGGGTCGCCGCCGTCACGCGAGGCGTTGCATGCGGTGTCCCGCCACCCGGCGGTGGCCAGCGCTGCCAGCTCCGGCGCGGTGGGACCGGCATTCATGTCCCCCATCAGCACCGCCGGGCCCTCGAGGTCCCGGGTGCGGCGGAGGATGCCCTGCACCTGGGCGGTGCGATGCATAGTGCTGGCATTGTCGAGGTGCGTCACCAGCACGTCGAGCTCCTGGCCCCCGGCGCAGCGGACCCGCGCGTGCAGCATCCCGCGCGGCTCCGGCGGCGGCGCATCGTCCGGAGGGACCGGCAGCAGATGCAGGGTGTGCGCGAGGATCGTGTGCCGGGTCAGCAGGGCGAGCCCGTAACGCCGCCGCGGGGCACCGGCCAGCGGCGGCGGGAGGTCGAGCGCGGCGCCGAAGCAGACCCGCATACCCAGCATCGCAGCGAGCCGTGCGGGCTGGTCCTCGTGAGCGGAGCGGGGCCCGAACCCCTGGTCGACCTCCTGCAAGCCGATCACGTCGGCGTCGAGCTGCCGGATCTCGCGGGCCGTGCGCGCGAGATCCACCCGAGAATCGGGTCCCTGACCGTGGCGGATGTTGAAGGTCGCGACCCGCCACGTCGTCAGCGGGGTGCGGCATCTCATCCGGGCGAGCGGCCGGCGCGGCGCGGGGCCTCCCGGCGCGATGCCCGCAAGCCGCGGCGCGTCAGGAGGTCCTCGACCTCCAGCACACTCCAGAAGACGACTGTACAAACCACGATGGTGAGGATCTCCTCCGGTCCGACGCGACTCATGCCGCCCCAGAAAGCGGATGTCAGCGCCGAGCTGAGAAGGACCGCGAGCACGGCACCCACCGCGGCGACGATCCCGTGCACCAGATGCCTCATGATGTTCACGCTCCTTCCCGCGTGGGGACCCTCCCGCCCGATGTCAGCGACGCGCCGCCCCGGAATCGCCCTCCGATCATGAGGAGACGCCCCGCCGGCTCAGCACCTCATTGCAGGCAGCTCGGTCCCAGCAGTGTCTTCAGCGAGGCGTACAGGGCGGCCGACGGCGTCACCGAGAGCCGCTTGTCCAGCTGCATCAACGTGGTGCGGCCGGGCTCCTGCAGGCGCAGGCGCACCTCGCTGCCACCGGGGTTGTCCTCAAGCACGCCACGCAGGTCCGAGACCACGCGCTCGCTGGCGCGCATCGCGGGCAGGGCGATGACCACGGGGCCGTCGGCCCCTCCCCCGGTCTCCGGGATGGACATCTCCATGACCTTCAGCTCGGGCATGCCCTTGGAGGTGTCCACCCGTCCCTTCATCGAGACGATCAGGTCCTCGGCGAGCTCGGTGGCGACGGTCTGGTAGGTGGAGGGGAACATCAGGCAGTCGATCGAGCCCTCGAGGTCCTCGACGGTGGCGATCGCCCACATGTCGCCCTTCTTGGTGGTCTTGCGCTGCAGGGAGGTGATCAGCCCCGCGATCGTGACCATCGCCCCGTCCTCCACCGCGCCGTCATCGGCGAGCGCGCTGATGGCGGTGGAGGAGTTCTGGGCGATGACGTGCTCGAGCCCGTACAGGGGGTGGTCCGAGACGTACAGGCCCAGCATGTTCCGCTCGAAGGCGAGCTTCTCCTTGCGGTCCCATTCGGGCAGATCAGGGACCGTGATCGTCGCGGCGGAGCCGGAGGCCATCTCCCCCTCGCCCCCGCCACCGGCGCCGCCGAAGACGTCGGCGAACAGGTCGTACTGGCCCTGGGCCTCCTTGCGCTTCACATCGACCACGGAATCGACGGCGTCCTCGTGGATCAGCACCAGGGAACGGCGGTTCGCACCGAGCTCGTCGAAGGCACCGCCCTTGATGAGGGACTCGATCGTGCGCTTGTTGCACACGCTCAGCGGCACCTTGTCCAGGAAATCGGTGAAGGAGGTGAAGGCCCCCTTCTCCTGGCGGGTCCTGATGATCTCCTCGACCACGTTCGCGCCGACGTTGCGGATCGCCGAGAGGCCGAAGCGGATGTCGTCCCCGACGGCGGAGAAGTACAGATCGGACTGGTTGACGTCCGGCGGCAGCACCGTGATCCCGCGGTGCCGGCAGTCGCCGAGGTACAGGCCCAGGCGGTCGCGGTTCTCCTGGGTGGAGGTCAGCAGCGCGGCCATGTACTCGGTGGGGTGGTTCGCCTTGAGGTAGCCGGTCCAGTAGGAGACCACGCCGTAGGCGGCCGAGTGCGACTTGTTGAAGGCGTAGTCGGCGAAGGGCATCAGGGTCTCCCACAGCGCCGTCACCGCGGCGGCGGAGTACCCGTTCTCCTGCATCCCGGCCTCGAAGGAGGCGAACTGCTTGTCCAGCTCCGCCTTCTTCTTCTTGCCCATGGCGCGGCGCAGGATGTCCGCCTGTCCCAGGCTGTACCCGGCGACCTTCTGCGCGGTCTGCATGACCTGCTCCTGGTAGACGAGCACGCCGTAGGTCTCGCCGAGGATCTCCGCGAGCGGCTCCTCGAGCTCGGGATGGATCGGCGTGATCTCCTGCAGGCCGTTCTTGCGCAGCGCGTAGTTGGTGTGGGAGTTCATGCCCATCGGGCCCGGCCGGTACAGCGCCGAGACGGCGGTGATGTCCCCGAACTGGTCCGGTTTCATCTGCCGCAGCAGGGTGCGCATGCCGGAGCCGTCCAGCTGGAACACGCCCAGCGTGTCCCCCTTCTGCAGCAGCTCGTAGGTCTTCGCATCGTCGAAGGGGAGCAGCTCCAGGTCCGGCGGGGTCTTGCCGTTGCGCTCCATGTTCGCGATCGCGTCGGAGAGCACGGTGAGGTTCCGCAGCCCCAGGAAGTCCATCTTCAGCAGCCCGAGAGCCTCCAGGGTGGGGTACTCGAACTGGGTGATGATCTGGCCGTCGGAGGGGCGGCGCATCATCGGGACGATGTCGATCAGCGGATGGCTGGACATGATCACGGCGCAGGCGTGCACGCCCCAGCCGCGGGTCAGGCCCTCGACGCCCTGGGCGATCTCGACGACCTTCTGGACGTCGGGGTCCTCGTCGTGGATCCGCCGGAACTCCCCCGCCTCGGCGTAGCGCTTGTCCTCGGGATCGAAGATGCCCTTGACCGAGATGTCCTTGCCCATCACCGTGGGCGGGAGCGCCTTGGACAGCCGGTCGCCCATCGCATAGGGGTAGTCCAGCACGCGCGCGGCGTCCTTCAGGGAGTTCTTCGTCTTCATCACGCCGTAGGTGATCACCTGGGCGATGCGGTCATCGCCGTACTTGCGCTCGACGTACTCGATGACCTCGCCGCGGCGACGATCATCGAAGTCGACGTCGAAGTCCGGCATGGAGACACGATCGGGGTTCAGGAACCGCTCGAACAGCAGGCCGTGCTCGAGCGGGTCGAGGTCGGTGATCCGCATGGCGTAGGCGACCATCGACCCCGCACCGGAGCCGCGGCCGGGGCCGACCCGGATGTCCTGCTCCTTGGCCCACTTGATGTAGTCCGAGACCACCAGGAAGTAGCCGGGGAAGCCCATCTGCAGGATGACGGAGACCTCGTAGTCGGCGCGCTTCTGCACGTCCTCGGGGATGCCGCTCGGATAGCGGTACTCGAGCCCGCGCTGGACCTCCTTGACGAACCAGGACTCCTCGTCCTCCCCCGCCGGGGTGGGGAAGTTCGGCATGTAGTTCGCGCCCTCGTCGGTGGTGCGGAACTCGACCTCGCTCATCTCGGCGATGCGCAGGGTGTTGTCGCAGGCCTCGGGGAACTCGCGGAACAGCTCACGCATCTGGCGCGCGGACTTCAGGAAGTAGCCGGAGCCGCCGAACTTGAAGCGGTCGGGGTCGTTCAGGCGGGAGCCGGAGTTGATGCACAGCAGGACGTCCTGGATCTGGGCGTCCTGCTCGGTGACGTAGTGGAGGTCGTTGGTGGCCACCAGCGGGGCGCCCACGGCCTTGGCGACCTCGAGCAGGTCCTTGGTCACCCGCTTCTCGATGTCGAGCCCGTGGTCCATCAGCTCGATGAAGTAGTGCTCGCGGCCGAACATGTCCTGGTACTCGCCGGCGGCCTTGACCGCCTCATCGAACTGGCCCAGGCGCAGGCGGGTCTGGACCTCGCCGGAGGGGCAGCCGGAGGTGGCGATCAGCCCGTCGGAGTACTGGGAGAGGATCTCCCGGTCCATGCGCGGCCATTTGCCCATCTGCCCCTCGAGCGAGGCGTAGGAGCCCAGGCGGAACAGGTTGTGCATGCCGGCGGTGGTGCGGGAGAGCAGCGTCAGGTGCGTGTAGGCGCCGCGGGCCGAGACGTCGTCCCCGGCGAGCTGCTGCTCCCGGGTGCCCCACTGCTGGCGGGTGCGGTCGTGGCGGCTGGTCCCCGGGGTCACGTAGGCCTCGATGCCGATGATCGGCTTGATGCCCGCGCCCGTGGCCGCCTTGTAGAACTCATAGGCGCCGAAGAGGTAGCCGTGGTCGGTGATCGCGACGGCCTGCTGGCCCTGTCGCACCGTCTCCTCGACCAGCTTGTCGATCTTCGCGGCCCCGTCCAGCAGGGAGTAATCGGTGTGGACGTGGAGGTGTACGAAGTCATCGGAATCCGCGGGAGCCATGCGCTCCAGGGTAGCCCTGCCCGCGAGATCCGAGATGCTCAGGGAGGGGTCGGAGAGGTCACCTCAGCGCGCCCGGCGTGTCGCCGTCGGGGGCCGTCGCCGGCCCGGGTCTCACCGCGTCGCGGCGACCTCCGCATGGGTGCGCAGGATCCCCTCCGTGGTGCCGGCGGGGGCGCGGCCGATGCCGCATTCGGTGGCCACGCCGACGTCCTGACGGACGCAGGAGCTCGCCGCGGCGAGGCGGCGGCGCGCGCCCTCGGCCCCGTCCTCGCGGTGGATGAGTCCGAGATAGAGCTCCGCGACCTCCGTGAGCTCGGCGAGCGGGACGAAGTACGCCTCGTCGTCACGGTCGATCGGCACCGGCAGGTGCAGCCAGGACAGCTCGCGGCCGGCCGCGTCGATGACGGCGTTCGCGACCCGCACCAGGTTCGCGGTGTCGGTCGGTTCCACGAAGTGCTTCTCCCCGGCGTCGCCGTAGCACAGGTGCATCCCCACCTCGACCTCGGGCGGGACGGAGTCCACCAGCGCGGCCAGGCGCACGACGATCCCGTCGAGCACGTCCCCGGCCCACCAGTGCTCCATCACCGCACCGTAGCCGGAGGCCCCCTCGAGGATGCCCATCTCGCTGGCCACGTCCCACTGGATCGCGAGATCGGAGGGCGGGATGTCCTCGAGGATCTGCGCGAGCTCGCCGAGGATCGCGTCGGCGTAGACGGGCTCGAAGGCGGCACGGTCCTCACCGCGGAAGAAGCTGGAGATCACCGCGACGGGGGTGGGCAGGGAGACCTGGAACCTGAGCCCGGCAGGGATCGTCCCCTCGGCGCGCAGTCGGGTGAACAGGGCGTAGGACTCCGCTGCGGCGCTCGCATACCCCAGCGGAGGCAGGTCGATGCGCGCGGGCTCCGCACCGCTCGCCAGGCGCAGCGGGCGGATGTCGAGTCCGGCGCCGAAGGGGATCGGCTCCTCCCCCACCCGCTCGACGCCCTCGGCCTCGCCGAGCACGTCGGGTTGGAACATGATCCAGTGGAATCGCTTCCCCACCTCGCCGTCGGGGAGGCGGCGCACGTGCGCGCCGAGGATCTCGGCGACGGTGCGCATCGTGGTCTCGGCATCGTCGAAGTTCACACTGCCCACCAGCTGGGCGCCCTTGGTCTCGGTCATGGTGTCAGCGTACGCGGCGGGATCAGCCCTTGATCGCGCCGTCCTCGACGCCGCGGAAGAAGAACTTCTGGAAGAACGCGAAGAAGACGATGATCGGGATCAGCGCGATCATGGTGCCGGCGGCGACCACGCGCGGATCCGATCCGAAGTTCGAGTTCAGGTACTCCATGCCGACGGTGAGGGTGTACTTCGCCGGATCGGTGAGCACGATCAGCGGCCACAGGAAGTCGTCCCATCCCCCGATGAACGCGAAGATCGCGACCACGCTGGCCATGCCGCGCACACTCGGCCAGACGATGTTCCGCAGGATCTGCCAGGTGCTGGCGCCGTCGATGACGGCAGCCTCGATCAGCTCCTTGGGTATCGACCGGCACGCAGCGGTCATCAGCAGCACGTTGATCGCTCCCACCAGGCCGGGCAGGATCACGCCGCC
The window above is part of the Brachybacterium vulturis genome. Proteins encoded here:
- the dnaE gene encoding DNA polymerase III subunit alpha — encoded protein: MAPADSDDFVHLHVHTDYSLLDGAAKIDKLVEETVRQGQQAVAITDHGYLFGAYEFYKAATGAGIKPIIGIEAYVTPGTSRHDRTRQQWGTREQQLAGDDVSARGAYTHLTLLSRTTAGMHNLFRLGSYASLEGQMGKWPRMDREILSQYSDGLIATSGCPSGEVQTRLRLGQFDEAVKAAGEYQDMFGREHYFIELMDHGLDIEKRVTKDLLEVAKAVGAPLVATNDLHYVTEQDAQIQDVLLCINSGSRLNDPDRFKFGGSGYFLKSARQMRELFREFPEACDNTLRIAEMSEVEFRTTDEGANYMPNFPTPAGEDEESWFVKEVQRGLEYRYPSGIPEDVQKRADYEVSVILQMGFPGYFLVVSDYIKWAKEQDIRVGPGRGSGAGSMVAYAMRITDLDPLEHGLLFERFLNPDRVSMPDFDVDFDDRRRGEVIEYVERKYGDDRIAQVITYGVMKTKNSLKDAARVLDYPYAMGDRLSKALPPTVMGKDISVKGIFDPEDKRYAEAGEFRRIHDEDPDVQKVVEIAQGVEGLTRGWGVHACAVIMSSHPLIDIVPMMRRPSDGQIITQFEYPTLEALGLLKMDFLGLRNLTVLSDAIANMERNGKTPPDLELLPFDDAKTYELLQKGDTLGVFQLDGSGMRTLLRQMKPDQFGDITAVSALYRPGPMGMNSHTNYALRKNGLQEITPIHPELEEPLAEILGETYGVLVYQEQVMQTAQKVAGYSLGQADILRRAMGKKKKAELDKQFASFEAGMQENGYSAAAVTALWETLMPFADYAFNKSHSAAYGVVSYWTGYLKANHPTEYMAALLTSTQENRDRLGLYLGDCRHRGITVLPPDVNQSDLYFSAVGDDIRFGLSAIRNVGANVVEEIIRTRQEKGAFTSFTDFLDKVPLSVCNKRTIESLIKGGAFDELGANRRSLVLIHEDAVDSVVDVKRKEAQGQYDLFADVFGGAGGGGEGEMASGSAATITVPDLPEWDRKEKLAFERNMLGLYVSDHPLYGLEHVIAQNSSTAISALADDGAVEDGAMVTIAGLITSLQRKTTKKGDMWAIATVEDLEGSIDCLMFPSTYQTVATELAEDLIVSMKGRVDTSKGMPELKVMEMSIPETGGGADGPVVIALPAMRASERVVSDLRGVLEDNPGGSEVRLRLQEPGRTTLMQLDKRLSVTPSAALYASLKTLLGPSCLQ